One window of Trifolium pratense cultivar HEN17-A07 linkage group LG5, ARS_RC_1.1, whole genome shotgun sequence genomic DNA carries:
- the LOC123887540 gene encoding protein RRP6-like 2 isoform X2, which produces MNVDHDQPPHTTATAAAKAQQALQTLTAGPLTSSVAKLAASSRCIPAERDYFFYRNFNEFKVPVDEISRESQSMLEAIGVAANAAFPDDIDDGYDWLVNVNDDVLERFDVSADEFRKVREEEEKSGRVNVNEGMMVEDGFELVCGKKKKGGRGKVVVEDSEIPVVDGVKVAMKDKKTLGPKAKIPFHIPTIRRPQDEYSIIVNNSNLPFEHVWLQRSDDGQKFVHPLEKLSVLDFVDKDSENVVPQKPPSLESTPFKLVEEVKDLKEMAAKLRSVNEFAVDLEHNQYRSFQGLTCLMQISTRTEDFVVDTLKLRIHIGPHLRELFKDPSKRKVMHGADKDIVWLQRDFGIYVCNLFDTGQASKVLQLERNSLEFLLHHFCEVSANKEYQNADWRLRPIPDEMLRYAREDTHYLLYIYDSMRINLSALPKASESSDAPLVEVYKRSYDVCMQLYEKELLTENSYLHIYGLQGAGFNAQQLAIVSGLCEWRDIVARSEDESTGYVLPNKSVLEIAKHMPVTTNKLRRLVKSKHPYLEHNLDSVVNVIRHSIQNAAAFEVVAQQLKEGQASTASDAVPVTDQTEEPVLQTQNPKESFQHQDTEIKIKLKPNNVTSEIPRESLTISEQTRDANVGALSTLKGNGATVQVLKKPGGAFGALLGNTSKRKLGLDKKGKEEIKLEKIRSSVTLPFHSFSGSSDKAKTVVATPSVASEQQKPVSDLSTSPLDEIIMLETDTGAEEDREKNSSASTSDEDEPTSLSELSSNFQKCFQSNKKNNKTGKPKKTEQASGLLQLTPFDYEAAMNHVKFGEKKKDPSSQNCDGRAEKKDSGGKKRPTIGEGQPSDLTKQFQQGRRRAAFPASGNRSATFR; this is translated from the exons ATGAACGTCGATCACGATCAACCACCTCACACCACCGCCACCGCCGCCGCAAAGGCACAACAAGCCTTACAAACCCTAACAGCAGGCCCACTCACCTCCTCAGTAGCGAAACTCGCCGCATCTTCACGTTGCATACCTGCCGAAAGAGACTACTTTTTCTACCGCAACTTCAACGAATTCAAGGTTCCAGTCGATGAGATTTCGCGTGAATCGCAGTCGATGTTGGAAGCAATTGGTGTTGCAGCGAATGCAgcgtttccggatgatatagaTGATGGTTACGACTGGCTTGTGAATGTAAACGACGACGTTTTGGAGCGGTTTGATGTGTCGGCAGACGAGTTTCGGAAGGTTCGAGAAGAGGAGGAGAAGAGTGGACGTGTAAATGTGAATGAGGGTATGATGGTTGAAGATGGATTTGAGTTGGTTTGTggtaagaaaaagaaaggtgGTAGAGGGAAGGTTGTGGTGGAGGATTCGGAGATTCCGGTGGTGGATGGTGTTAAGGTGGCTATGAAGGATAAGAAAACGTTGGGGCCGAAGGCGAAGATTCCGTTTCATATACCAACGATTCGGAGGCCACAGGATGAGTATAGTATAATTGTTAATAATTCAAATTTGCCCTTTGAGCATGTTTGGTTGCAGAGGAGTGATGATGGACAGAAGTTTGTTCATCCATTG GAAAAGCTCtctgttttggattttgttgaTAAAGATTCCGAGAATGTTGTGCCCCAAAAGCCTCCCTCGTTAGAAAGCACCCCTTTCAAGCTTGTAGAAGAAGTCAAAGATTTGAAGGAGATGGCTGCTAAGCTGCGTTCTGTTAATGAATTTGCG GTTGATTTGGAACATAATCAATATCGGTCATTCCAAGGTTTGACTTGCCTGATGCAAATCTCAACAAGGACTGAAGATTTCGTTGTCGACACTTTGAAACTTCGCATTCATATTGGGCCCCATCTTAGGGAACTCTTCAAGGACCCTTCCAAGAGAAAG GTTATGCATGGTGCGGATAAAGATATTGTGTGGCTTCAACGAGACTTTGGCATTtatgtttgtaatttgtttGACACTGGCCAG GCTTCAAAGGTGTTACAATTGGAGCGAAATAGTTTAGAGTTTCTTCTGCACCATTTTTGCGAGGTTTCAGCAAACAAAGA ATACCAAAATGCTGATTGGCGACTGCGCCCAATTCCTGATGAGATGTTAAg atATGCCAGAGAAGATACACACTATCTGCTGTATATATATGATTCAATGAGGATTAATTTATCTGCCTTGCCAAAGGCGTCTGAAAGTTCTGATGCTCCTCTGGTCGAG GTCTACAAGCGCAGTTATGATGTTTGCATGCAGTTATATGAAAAAGAACTTCTGACAGAAAACTCCTACCTTCATATATATGG GCTGCAAGGTGCTGGTTTTAATGCTCAACAGCTTGCCATCGTTTCA GGCCTGTGTGAATGGCGGGACATTGTTGCTCGTTCAGAGGATGAGAGTACTGGATATGTATTGCCAAATAAATCTGTTCTTGAAATTG CTAAGCATATGCCTGTTACTACAAACAAGCTACGGCGATTGGTGAAGTCAAAGCACCCATATCTTGAACACAATCTTGATTCTGTTGTTAACGTCATCAGGCATTCAATTCAGAATGCTGCTGCTTTTGAAGTAGTTGCTCAACAATTGAAAGAAGGACAAGCCAGCACT GCATCGGACGCAGTACCTGTTACCGATCAAACTGAAGAACCTGTACTCCAAACACAGAACCCAAAG GAATCTTTTCAGCATCAAGATAccgaaataaaaataaagttgaaGCCCAATAATGTCACATCTGAGATCCCCAGGGAAAGTCTCACTATTTCAGAGCAGACAAGGGATGCAAATGTTGGTGCACTCTCTACACTGAAG GGAAATGGAGCGACTGTTCAGGTTCTTAAAAAGCCTGGTGGTGCTTTTGGGGCACTTCTAGGGAACACTTCAAAGAGGAAGCTTGGTCTTGATAAAAAG GGAAAAGAAGAGATCAAGCTAGAGAAAATTAGATCTTCAGTCACTCTTCCTTTCCATTCATTTTCGGGTAGCAGTGACAAGGCAAAAACTGTAGTAGCAACTCCTAGTGTAGCATCAGAACAACAGAAACCTGTTTCTGATCTTTCCACCTCCCCTCTAGATGAGATTATAATGCTGGAGACCGATACAGGTGCAGAGGAGGATAGGGAGAAAAATTCTAGTGCCTCCACTTCAGATGAGGATGAGCCAACGTCTCTCTCGGAACTGTCGTCAAACTTTCAAAAGTGCTTTCagtctaacaaaaaaaataacaaaaccgGAAAACCAAAGAAAACTGAACAAGCTAGTGGCTTATTGCAGCTGACGCCATTTGATTATGAAGCAGCAATGAACCATGTTAAGTTTGGAGAAAAAAAGAAGGATCCATCCTCCCAAAATTGTGATGGTCGCGCTGAGAAAAAAGACTCGGGTGGGAAGAAGCGTCCAACAATCGGAGAGGGACAACCAAGTGATTTGACTAAACAATTTCAACAAGGTAGAAGGCGTGCAGCATTTCCTGCTTCTGGGAATCGCAGTGCAACGTTCCGCTGA
- the LOC123887540 gene encoding protein RRP6-like 2 isoform X1, whose protein sequence is MNVDHDQPPHTTATAAAKAQQALQTLTAGPLTSSVAKLAASSRCIPAERDYFFYRNFNEFKVPVDEISRESQSMLEAIGVAANAAFPDDIDDGYDWLVNVNDDVLERFDVSADEFRKVREEEEKSGRVNVNEGMMVEDGFELVCGKKKKGGRGKVVVEDSEIPVVDGVKVAMKDKKTLGPKAKIPFHIPTIRRPQDEYSIIVNNSNLPFEHVWLQRSDDGQKFVHPLEKLSVLDFVDKDSENVVPQKPPSLESTPFKLVEEVKDLKEMAAKLRSVNEFAVDLEHNQYRSFQGLTCLMQISTRTEDFVVDTLKLRIHIGPHLRELFKDPSKRKVSATKLLFLLMQRIFLILLTVFMFKQVMHGADKDIVWLQRDFGIYVCNLFDTGQASKVLQLERNSLEFLLHHFCEVSANKEYQNADWRLRPIPDEMLRYAREDTHYLLYIYDSMRINLSALPKASESSDAPLVEVYKRSYDVCMQLYEKELLTENSYLHIYGLQGAGFNAQQLAIVSGLCEWRDIVARSEDESTGYVLPNKSVLEIAKHMPVTTNKLRRLVKSKHPYLEHNLDSVVNVIRHSIQNAAAFEVVAQQLKEGQASTASDAVPVTDQTEEPVLQTQNPKESFQHQDTEIKIKLKPNNVTSEIPRESLTISEQTRDANVGALSTLKGNGATVQVLKKPGGAFGALLGNTSKRKLGLDKKGKEEIKLEKIRSSVTLPFHSFSGSSDKAKTVVATPSVASEQQKPVSDLSTSPLDEIIMLETDTGAEEDREKNSSASTSDEDEPTSLSELSSNFQKCFQSNKKNNKTGKPKKTEQASGLLQLTPFDYEAAMNHVKFGEKKKDPSSQNCDGRAEKKDSGGKKRPTIGEGQPSDLTKQFQQGRRRAAFPASGNRSATFR, encoded by the exons ATGAACGTCGATCACGATCAACCACCTCACACCACCGCCACCGCCGCCGCAAAGGCACAACAAGCCTTACAAACCCTAACAGCAGGCCCACTCACCTCCTCAGTAGCGAAACTCGCCGCATCTTCACGTTGCATACCTGCCGAAAGAGACTACTTTTTCTACCGCAACTTCAACGAATTCAAGGTTCCAGTCGATGAGATTTCGCGTGAATCGCAGTCGATGTTGGAAGCAATTGGTGTTGCAGCGAATGCAgcgtttccggatgatatagaTGATGGTTACGACTGGCTTGTGAATGTAAACGACGACGTTTTGGAGCGGTTTGATGTGTCGGCAGACGAGTTTCGGAAGGTTCGAGAAGAGGAGGAGAAGAGTGGACGTGTAAATGTGAATGAGGGTATGATGGTTGAAGATGGATTTGAGTTGGTTTGTggtaagaaaaagaaaggtgGTAGAGGGAAGGTTGTGGTGGAGGATTCGGAGATTCCGGTGGTGGATGGTGTTAAGGTGGCTATGAAGGATAAGAAAACGTTGGGGCCGAAGGCGAAGATTCCGTTTCATATACCAACGATTCGGAGGCCACAGGATGAGTATAGTATAATTGTTAATAATTCAAATTTGCCCTTTGAGCATGTTTGGTTGCAGAGGAGTGATGATGGACAGAAGTTTGTTCATCCATTG GAAAAGCTCtctgttttggattttgttgaTAAAGATTCCGAGAATGTTGTGCCCCAAAAGCCTCCCTCGTTAGAAAGCACCCCTTTCAAGCTTGTAGAAGAAGTCAAAGATTTGAAGGAGATGGCTGCTAAGCTGCGTTCTGTTAATGAATTTGCG GTTGATTTGGAACATAATCAATATCGGTCATTCCAAGGTTTGACTTGCCTGATGCAAATCTCAACAAGGACTGAAGATTTCGTTGTCGACACTTTGAAACTTCGCATTCATATTGGGCCCCATCTTAGGGAACTCTTCAAGGACCCTTCCAAGAGAAAGGTCAGTGCTACAAAAttgctttttcttttaatgCAACGTATATTCCTTATTCTATTAACTGTTTTTATGTTTAAACAGGTTATGCATGGTGCGGATAAAGATATTGTGTGGCTTCAACGAGACTTTGGCATTtatgtttgtaatttgtttGACACTGGCCAG GCTTCAAAGGTGTTACAATTGGAGCGAAATAGTTTAGAGTTTCTTCTGCACCATTTTTGCGAGGTTTCAGCAAACAAAGA ATACCAAAATGCTGATTGGCGACTGCGCCCAATTCCTGATGAGATGTTAAg atATGCCAGAGAAGATACACACTATCTGCTGTATATATATGATTCAATGAGGATTAATTTATCTGCCTTGCCAAAGGCGTCTGAAAGTTCTGATGCTCCTCTGGTCGAG GTCTACAAGCGCAGTTATGATGTTTGCATGCAGTTATATGAAAAAGAACTTCTGACAGAAAACTCCTACCTTCATATATATGG GCTGCAAGGTGCTGGTTTTAATGCTCAACAGCTTGCCATCGTTTCA GGCCTGTGTGAATGGCGGGACATTGTTGCTCGTTCAGAGGATGAGAGTACTGGATATGTATTGCCAAATAAATCTGTTCTTGAAATTG CTAAGCATATGCCTGTTACTACAAACAAGCTACGGCGATTGGTGAAGTCAAAGCACCCATATCTTGAACACAATCTTGATTCTGTTGTTAACGTCATCAGGCATTCAATTCAGAATGCTGCTGCTTTTGAAGTAGTTGCTCAACAATTGAAAGAAGGACAAGCCAGCACT GCATCGGACGCAGTACCTGTTACCGATCAAACTGAAGAACCTGTACTCCAAACACAGAACCCAAAG GAATCTTTTCAGCATCAAGATAccgaaataaaaataaagttgaaGCCCAATAATGTCACATCTGAGATCCCCAGGGAAAGTCTCACTATTTCAGAGCAGACAAGGGATGCAAATGTTGGTGCACTCTCTACACTGAAG GGAAATGGAGCGACTGTTCAGGTTCTTAAAAAGCCTGGTGGTGCTTTTGGGGCACTTCTAGGGAACACTTCAAAGAGGAAGCTTGGTCTTGATAAAAAG GGAAAAGAAGAGATCAAGCTAGAGAAAATTAGATCTTCAGTCACTCTTCCTTTCCATTCATTTTCGGGTAGCAGTGACAAGGCAAAAACTGTAGTAGCAACTCCTAGTGTAGCATCAGAACAACAGAAACCTGTTTCTGATCTTTCCACCTCCCCTCTAGATGAGATTATAATGCTGGAGACCGATACAGGTGCAGAGGAGGATAGGGAGAAAAATTCTAGTGCCTCCACTTCAGATGAGGATGAGCCAACGTCTCTCTCGGAACTGTCGTCAAACTTTCAAAAGTGCTTTCagtctaacaaaaaaaataacaaaaccgGAAAACCAAAGAAAACTGAACAAGCTAGTGGCTTATTGCAGCTGACGCCATTTGATTATGAAGCAGCAATGAACCATGTTAAGTTTGGAGAAAAAAAGAAGGATCCATCCTCCCAAAATTGTGATGGTCGCGCTGAGAAAAAAGACTCGGGTGGGAAGAAGCGTCCAACAATCGGAGAGGGACAACCAAGTGATTTGACTAAACAATTTCAACAAGGTAGAAGGCGTGCAGCATTTCCTGCTTCTGGGAATCGCAGTGCAACGTTCCGCTGA
- the LOC123884230 gene encoding co-chaperone protein p23-2 — protein sequence MSRHPEVLWAQRSDKVYLTVSLPDAKDVSVKCEPHGLFTFSASKIQHESYNFSLELYGSIAPEGCKTKTSSRNILCSIQKGQRGWWKRLLKSEAKPAPYLKVDWNKWCDEDEESDSELISDDDGQFAGEDDESSDDDGMLYLPDLEKARGK from the exons ATGAG TCGTCATCCAGAAGTTCTTTGGGCGCAGCGTTCTGATAAGGTTTACCTGACTGTTTCTCTACCTGATGCAAAGGATGTTTCTGTGAAGTGTGAGCCTCATGGTCTGTTTACTTTCTCTGCTTCTAAGATTCAACATGAATCTTACAACTTTAGCTTGGAACTTTATGGATCAATTGCACCTGAG GGTTGTAAAACTAAAACTAGCTCAAGAAACATACTATGCTCAATTCAGAAAGGACAAAGAGGTTGGTGGAAAAGACTACTGAAGTCTGAAGCGAAACCTGCACCATACCTGAAGGTTGATTGGAATAAATGgtgtgatgaagatgaagaatcgGATT CTGAATTGATATCTGATGATGATGGACAG TTTGCTGGTGAAGATGATGAAAGCAGTGATGATGATGGAATGTTAT ATCTCCCTGATTTGGAAAAGGCTAGAGGAAAGTAA